A region of the Candidatus Bathyarchaeota archaeon genome:
AACCGCCTACAACCCTAAGGCGCAGATTATCGGTGTCACCGTGCAGCCTATGGTCAGCAAGAAGGGTCATGAACTCATCATCGGAGGCAAAACGGACCCGGTTTTTGGCCCCGTTATACTCTTCGGTATGGGCGGCGTCGGTGTGGAACTTTTCAAGGACTACTCTATCGGGCTTCCTCCGCTAAACACCACCCTTATCCACCGTATGATGGAGGAAACCAAGGTTTACCGTCTCCTCAAAGGCTACCGTGGCTCCACTCCTGTTGACCTTAAGAAACTCGATGAAACCATCCTTATGTTCAGCCAGCTCCTGGTTGACTTCCCCCAGATAAAGGAAATCGACATCAACCCCCTGCTCATCAACGATAAAGAAGCCGTTATCCTCGACGCCCGCGTAGTCATCGACAAAGAAAACGTCTGCAAAAAGTTTGAGCCTCACGAGCACATGGTCATCAGCCCCTACCCCAAGAAGTACGAGACCCTTTGGCTGCTTAAGAATGGACAGGAAGTTCTGCTGCGCCCCGTTAAACCCGAAGATGAACCCATGTGGCTGGAATGGTTCCAGAGTCTATCTGAGGAATCCATCCGCTACCGCTTCTTCCAAATGCTCAAAGACACCCCGCATGAAGTCCGCGTACGATACTGCAACATCGACTACGACCGTGAAGTCGCCGTGGTGGCAGAAATCGTGGAGAATGGCAAACGCAAAATCCTAGGGGTCAGCCGCTTATCCATAGAGTCTGATGGTAAACACGGCGAAATGGCCTTTATTGTCAGCGACTACTGGCAGGGATTGGGCTTAGGCACCAAGATAGTGGATTACACCTTAGACATAGCCAAGGAGAAGGGCGTTGAAAGCGTCTACGCCATCATGCTGCAGGACAACTACCGCGCGTTGAGCCTCACCAAGAAGATGGGCTTTGCCATCGAGTACCTAAGCGACGGCACCGTTAAAGGCGGCCTCAGCCTCAAAGACGAAGACATTGACATGCGCTGCGCCAGAAAACTGCCTGAACCGCCCAAGGAAACTAAGGAAGCACCGGAAATCCTCATAGTGGACGAAAAATCTGTGCCGAAAAAGGCGCAGGAAGCAAAAGAAACAGCTTCCGCCTAACCCCTTTAGTCTTCCTTTTCTTTGTTTTTCTTTTATCCTTGTTTTTGTTTGGTCAGTAGCTATCCGCTTGTTCAATCGCTATCTTTAACCGATTAGCTTTTTACATTTGCGTTTTTTGGTTTCCTCTACCCTTTTATATCGGGTAATTCTGTTAGCCTATCCTGTGCCAAACCCAATTTGGCATACGCAGGAGATGCACGCCTTTTGATTAAAGACGACAAGCGACGCCTCATGCTTGAAAAGGTTCTACGGGAAAACAATTACCAAGAGAGCGCTCTGCTTGAGATTCTTCACCGGGCCCAGGAAATCTACGGCTACCTCGACAAAGACCTCCTCATGGACATATCCGGCTCGCTTAATCTGCCGCCTAGCCTCGTCTATGGCGTCGCCACCTTCTACAGCTTCTTTAAACTCCGTAAACCCGGCGAGCACATCGTCACGGGCTGCATGGGCACGGCCTGCTACGTTAAAGGCGTAGACGAAATCATGCGGGCCATCGAAGAAGAGTTCCATCTTAAACGGGGCGGCTCAACCGCGGATGGGCGGCTCTCGCTGCTTCAGACCCGCTGCATAGGTGCCTGCGCCATGGCGCCCAACGTTGTCGTTGACGACGTAGTCATCGGCAAAGCCACCAAAGAGGCGGTTATAGCAAAAATAAGACAGGTGCTGGAGGAACAGAAAACTGAAGCTGTCTGAGTTACACAACATCGTAGACCACGAACTGGAGTTCGAGCGCGCCTACAAGTACCGCATCAACGTGTGCTGCTCAAGCAGCTGCAGTTTATTCGGTTCACTTAATGTTCTTAAAGCGTTCGAGGCAGCTGTCAAGGAGTTCGATGTAGAGAAAGAGTGTAAGGTGGCGCGTACCGGCTGCATTGGCTCTTGCTCTGCGGGTCCCTCTGTGCTTGTTGAGCCAGGCGATTACCTCTACCAAAACGTTACCGCCGAAAAAGTCCGGGAAATCGTGCGAGACCACGTTGTCTTGGGGTTGCCCGTTAAGGAGATGCTCTACGAAAGCGGCTCGTTCTTCAAGAAGCAGCATCGCCTTGTGCTGCGGAACGCAGGAAAAATCGATCCCTCCCGCATCCAAGACTACATCTCCATGGGCGGATACTCCGCGTTGGCTAAATGCTTAGCCGGCTTGGCGCCGGAGGGCGTCATTAACGAGGTTTCCGCCAGTGGCTTGCGGGGCAGGGGCGGCGCAGGTTTCCCCACGGGCCAGAAGTGGCGGCTTGTCTCCCGCTCTCACAACACCCCCAAATACATCGTGGCTAACCTCGACGAAGGCGACCCCGGCGTCTACGCTAACCGCTCGTTGGCGGAGGCTGATCCCCACGCTATAATCGAGGGTATGCTCATCGCTGCCTACGCCATAGGTGCAGAGAAAGGCTACATCTACATCCG
Encoded here:
- a CDS encoding NAD(P)H-dependent oxidoreductase subunit E; the encoded protein is MIKDDKRRLMLEKVLRENNYQESALLEILHRAQEIYGYLDKDLLMDISGSLNLPPSLVYGVATFYSFFKLRKPGEHIVTGCMGTACYVKGVDEIMRAIEEEFHLKRGGSTADGRLSLLQTRCIGACAMAPNVVVDDVVIGKATKEAVIAKIRQVLEEQKTEAV